In one window of Cuculus canorus isolate bCucCan1 chromosome 37, bCucCan1.pri, whole genome shotgun sequence DNA:
- the CLPTM1 gene encoding putative lipid scramblase CLPTM1, which yields MAAPGTEAAGPTPGPGPVSSNGSAAGGEAAAAAGAETQRQQPAPNAWQVLKGVLFRIFIIWAISSWFRRGPAPQEQSSVGGTPRAPSRNLFPKDTLMDLYVYISEHEHFTDFNVSSALFWQKRDLVYGDWTSGENADGCYEHYGEVDISQSVQQNGSIYIHVYFTKSGFHPDPRQKNLYRRLATVHTSRMINKYKRRRFQKTKNLLTGETEADPEMIKRAEDYGPVEVISHWHPNLTINMVDDHTPWVKGSVPPPLDQYVKFDAISGDYYPILYFNDYWNLQKDYFPINETLQRLPFRLSFCPLSLWRWQLYAAQSTKSPWNFLGEGLYEQSDEEQDSVKVALLETNPYLLALTIVVSIVHSIFEFLAFKNDIQFWNSRQSLEGLSVRSVFFGVFQSLVVLLYILDNETNFVVQVSVFIGLLIDLWKITKVMDVRLDRENKVAGMFPRVTFKDKSTYIESSTKVYDDVSYPYSSGSRRR from the exons ATGGCGGCGCCGGGGACGGAGGCGGCGGGGCCCACGCCGGGCCCGGGGCCA GTGAGCAGCAACGGCAGCGCTGCCggcggggaggcggcggcggcggcgggggccgAGACGCAGCGGCAGCAGCCGGCGCCCAACGCCTGGCAGGTGCTCAAAGGCGTCCTCTTCAG GATCTTCATCATCTGGGCCATCAGCAGCTGGTTCCGCCGCGGGCCGGCACcgcaggagcagagcagcgtGGGTGGGACGCCGCGAGCCCCGAGCCGAAACCTCTTCCCTAAGGACACTTTAATG GACCTCTACGTTTACATCTCGGAGCACGAGCACTTTACGGACTTCAACGTCAGCTCGGCGCTGTTTTGGCAGAAGCGGGATCTGGTCTACGGTGACTGGACCAGCGGCGAGAACGCCGACGGCTGCTACGAGCACTACGGGGAGGTCGACATCTCGCAG AGCGTTCAGCAGAACGGCTCCATCTACATCCACGTCTACTTCACCAAGAGTGGCTTCCACCCTGATCCCAGGCAGAAGAACCTCTACCGGCGTCTCGCCACCGTCCACACGTCACGAA tgatCAACAAATACAAGCGCCGGCGGTTccagaaaaccaaaaacctcCTGACGGGCGAGACGGAGGCCGACCCAGAAATGATCAAG AGAGCTGAAGACTACGGCCCCGTGGAGGTCATCTCGCACTGGCACCCCAACCTGACCATCAACATGGTGGACGACCACACGCCCTGGGTGAAGGGCAGCGTGCCACCCCCCCTGGACCAAT ATGTGAAGTTTGATGCCATCAGTGGTGACTACTACCCCATCCTCTACTTCAATGACTACTGGAACCTCCAGAAGGACTATTTCCCCATCAATGAGACGCTGCAGCGCTTGCCCTTCCGTCTGTCCTTCTGCCCGCTCTCCCTCTGGCGTTGGCAGCTCTACGCTGCCCAGAGCACCAAATCCCCATGGAATTTCCTTGGAGAGGGCCTCTACGAGCAGTCGGATGAGGAACAGGACTCGGTGAAG gtCGCTCTGCTGGAGACCAACCCCTACCTGCTGGCCTTGACCATCGTCGTCTCCATCGTGCACAGCATCTTTGAGTTCCTGGCCTTCAAAAATG atatccagttctggaacagCCGGCAATCTCTGGAGGGACTCTCGGTCCGTTCCGTCTTCTTCGGCGTCTTCCAATCCCTCGTCGTCCTCCTCTACATCTTGGACAACGAAACCAACTTCGTGGTGCAAGTCAGCGTCTTCATCGGGCTCCTCATCGACCTCTGGAAGATCACAAAGGTCATGGATGTCCGG